One Leifsonia shinshuensis DNA window includes the following coding sequences:
- a CDS encoding low temperature requirement protein A has product MSGVSLPRLPVAGDRDPSRAHWMELFFDLVFVALVGQLAHGLHTEPSFGTLAVFVALFASVWWSWVNLTFVVDVSPQLSARRLSIVMLIAMFAVGALAVAAPEAVGDRAWLFAAGNAALRVLLLVVWIGFSWSNGRASRVRILAYNGLTAVIWLVSIALPSPADYVLWAVAIVLEIVLLTATSGSWAAIALDRLNVEHLSERFGLLVIIVLGESVLSIVDAVSGAWTVAAGIVGVLGLLLTSGLAWSFFLYGVDAMTSGLERLLEAGDARTIRDTVAFLPFLLLAGVTALSGALAEGIAHPGEALPPALAVSLGGGIALFYLTNAVIARRYGDPWRVVLRWATPAVGLSAALAVAALWLPAAAAIACAVVILGVVVASAERASRARRLLAGRGSATIY; this is encoded by the coding sequence ATGAGCGGCGTCTCCCTCCCCCGGCTGCCCGTCGCCGGCGACCGGGATCCGTCGCGGGCGCACTGGATGGAGCTGTTCTTCGACCTCGTGTTCGTCGCGCTGGTCGGGCAGCTCGCGCACGGACTCCACACCGAGCCCTCGTTCGGGACGCTCGCGGTCTTCGTGGCGCTGTTCGCGTCGGTGTGGTGGTCGTGGGTGAACCTGACCTTCGTCGTGGACGTGTCGCCGCAGCTCAGCGCGCGGCGGCTGTCCATCGTCATGCTGATCGCGATGTTCGCCGTCGGCGCGCTCGCGGTCGCGGCCCCGGAGGCGGTCGGCGACCGGGCGTGGCTGTTCGCGGCGGGCAACGCGGCGCTGCGGGTGCTGCTGCTGGTGGTGTGGATCGGCTTCTCCTGGTCCAACGGCAGGGCCTCGCGGGTCCGCATCCTCGCCTACAACGGGCTGACGGCCGTGATCTGGCTGGTGTCGATCGCCCTCCCCTCGCCCGCGGACTACGTGCTCTGGGCGGTCGCGATCGTCCTGGAGATCGTGCTGCTGACCGCGACGTCCGGGAGCTGGGCGGCGATCGCGCTCGACCGGCTGAACGTCGAGCACCTGTCCGAACGGTTCGGGCTGCTGGTGATCATCGTGCTGGGCGAGTCGGTGCTGAGCATCGTGGACGCGGTCAGCGGCGCGTGGACCGTCGCGGCCGGGATCGTCGGCGTGCTCGGCCTGCTGCTGACCTCCGGGCTGGCGTGGTCGTTCTTCCTCTACGGCGTCGACGCGATGACCAGCGGGCTGGAGCGGCTGCTGGAGGCCGGCGACGCGCGGACGATCCGGGACACGGTGGCCTTCCTGCCCTTCCTGCTGCTGGCCGGGGTGACCGCGCTGTCCGGCGCGCTCGCGGAGGGGATCGCGCATCCGGGCGAGGCGCTTCCGCCCGCGCTGGCGGTGTCGCTCGGCGGCGGGATCGCGCTCTTCTACCTGACGAACGCGGTCATCGCGCGGCGCTACGGCGACCCGTGGCGGGTGGTGCTGCGCTGGGCGACGCCGGCGGTCGGGCTGTCGGCGGCGCTCGCGGTCGCGGCGCTCTGGCTGCCGGCCGCGGCCGCCATCGCGTGCGCGGTGGTGATCCTGGGGGTGGTCGTCGCGTCGGCGGAGCGCGCCTCGCGGGCGCGGCGGTTGCTCGCCGGTCGGGGTTCTGCGACTATTTACTAG
- the groL gene encoding chaperonin GroEL (60 kDa chaperone family; promotes refolding of misfolded polypeptides especially under stressful conditions; forms two stacked rings of heptamers to form a barrel-shaped 14mer; ends can be capped by GroES; misfolded proteins enter the barrel where they are refolded when GroES binds) — MAKIIAFDEDARRGLERGLNILADTVKVTLGPRGRNVVLEKKWGAPTITNDGVSIAKEIELDDPYEKIGAELVKEVAKKTDDVAGDGTTTATVLAQALVKEGLRNVAAGADPITLKRGIEKAVAAVTDELVSSAKEVETKAEIAATASISAGDTTIGEIIAEAIDKVGKEGVVTVEESNTFGTELELTEGMRFDKGFLSQYFVTDQDRQEAVFEDPYILIANQKISSIKDLLPIVDKVIQANKQLLIIAEDVDGEALATLIVNKIRGIFKSVAVKAPGFGDRRKAMLQDIAILTGGQVISEEVGLKLENVTLDLLGQARKVVITKDETTIVEGAGDPEAIAGRVAQIRGEIENTDSDYDREKLQERLAKLAGGVAVIKAGAATEVELKERKHRIEDAVRNAKAAVEEGIVAGGGVALIQAGKTAFEKLSLEGDEATGANIVKVAIEAPLKQIAVNAGLEAGVVVAKVRELPVGHGLNAATGEYVDMLASGINDPVKVTRSALQNAASIAGLFLTTEAVVADKPEKNPAPVGDPGAGMDF, encoded by the coding sequence ATGGCAAAGATCATTGCTTTCGACGAGGACGCCCGTCGCGGCCTCGAGCGCGGCCTCAACATCCTGGCCGACACCGTCAAGGTGACGCTGGGCCCGCGCGGTCGCAACGTCGTCCTCGAGAAGAAGTGGGGCGCTCCCACCATCACGAACGACGGCGTCTCCATCGCGAAGGAGATCGAGCTCGACGACCCGTACGAGAAGATCGGCGCCGAGCTGGTCAAGGAGGTCGCGAAGAAGACCGACGACGTCGCGGGCGACGGCACCACCACCGCGACCGTCCTGGCTCAGGCGCTCGTCAAGGAGGGCCTCCGCAACGTGGCCGCCGGCGCCGACCCCATCACGCTGAAGCGCGGCATCGAGAAGGCCGTCGCGGCCGTCACCGACGAGCTCGTCTCCAGCGCCAAGGAGGTCGAGACCAAGGCCGAGATCGCCGCCACCGCGTCCATCTCCGCCGGCGACACCACCATCGGCGAGATCATCGCCGAGGCGATCGACAAGGTCGGCAAGGAGGGCGTCGTCACCGTCGAGGAGTCGAACACCTTCGGCACCGAGCTCGAGCTGACCGAGGGCATGCGCTTCGACAAGGGCTTCCTGTCGCAGTACTTCGTCACCGACCAGGACCGCCAGGAGGCGGTGTTCGAGGACCCGTACATCCTCATCGCCAACCAGAAGATCTCCTCGATCAAGGACCTGCTCCCGATCGTCGACAAGGTGATCCAGGCCAACAAGCAGCTCCTCATCATCGCCGAGGACGTCGACGGGGAGGCCCTGGCCACCCTGATCGTCAACAAGATCCGCGGCATCTTCAAGTCCGTCGCCGTCAAGGCCCCGGGCTTCGGCGACCGCCGCAAGGCCATGCTGCAGGACATCGCGATCCTCACCGGCGGCCAGGTCATCTCCGAGGAGGTCGGCCTCAAGCTCGAGAACGTCACCCTCGACCTGCTCGGCCAGGCCCGCAAGGTCGTCATCACCAAGGACGAGACCACCATCGTCGAGGGCGCGGGCGACCCCGAGGCCATCGCCGGCCGCGTGGCCCAGATCCGCGGCGAGATCGAGAACACCGACTCGGACTACGACCGTGAGAAGCTCCAGGAGCGTCTCGCGAAGCTCGCCGGCGGCGTCGCCGTCATCAAGGCGGGCGCGGCCACCGAGGTCGAGCTCAAGGAGCGCAAGCACCGCATCGAGGACGCCGTCCGCAACGCGAAGGCCGCCGTCGAGGAGGGCATCGTCGCCGGTGGTGGCGTGGCCCTCATCCAGGCCGGCAAGACCGCGTTCGAGAAGCTGTCGCTCGAGGGCGACGAGGCGACCGGCGCGAACATCGTCAAGGTCGCGATCGAGGCTCCGCTGAAGCAGATCGCCGTCAACGCGGGCCTCGAGGCCGGCGTCGTCGTCGCCAAGGTGCGCGAGCTCCCGGTCGGCCACGGCCTCAACGCCGCGACCGGCGAGTACGTCGACATGCTGGCCTCCGGCATCAACGACCCGGTGAAGGTCACCCGCTCGGCGCTGCAGAACGCCGCGTCCATCGCGGGACTGTTCCTCACCACCGAGGCCGTCGTCGCCGACAAGCCCGAGAAGAACCCGGCGCCGGTGGGCGACCCGGGCGCGGGCATGGACTTCTGA
- a CDS encoding alpha-ketoacid dehydrogenase subunit beta, giving the protein MTLMHDAPADRQPEPEHPAEPAVATMTMAQALNRALADSLAEDPAVLVFGEDVGTLGGVFRITDGLTKRFGEQRCFDTPLAESGIVGTAVGMAMNGMRPVVEMQFDAFAYPAFEQIVDHVAKMGNRTRGKVRLPMVIRIPFAGGIGGVEHHSDSSEAYYVHTPGLTVVSPATPQDAYGLLRAAIASPDPVVFMEPKKLYWSTGEVDTSAPLPELGRARVAREGTDATLIAYGPTVPVALAAAEAAAEEGRSLAVVDVRTLTPFDDETVCAAVRATGRAVVVAEAPGFASVASEIAARVSERCFHYLEAPVRRVTGFDTPFAPPKLERFYLPGVDRVLDAVDSLQWEDA; this is encoded by the coding sequence ATGACGCTCATGCACGACGCCCCCGCCGACCGGCAGCCCGAACCCGAGCACCCCGCGGAGCCCGCCGTCGCGACCATGACGATGGCGCAGGCCCTGAACCGCGCCCTCGCCGACTCCCTCGCGGAGGACCCGGCGGTCCTCGTCTTCGGCGAGGACGTCGGCACGCTCGGCGGCGTCTTCCGCATCACCGACGGCCTGACCAAGCGCTTCGGCGAGCAGCGCTGCTTCGACACTCCGCTCGCCGAGTCCGGCATCGTCGGCACCGCGGTCGGGATGGCCATGAACGGGATGCGCCCGGTGGTCGAGATGCAGTTCGACGCCTTCGCGTACCCGGCCTTCGAGCAGATCGTCGACCACGTCGCCAAGATGGGCAATCGCACCCGTGGCAAGGTCCGCCTCCCGATGGTCATCCGCATCCCGTTCGCGGGCGGGATCGGCGGCGTCGAGCACCACTCCGACTCCTCCGAGGCCTACTATGTCCACACGCCCGGCCTGACCGTGGTGTCGCCGGCGACGCCGCAGGACGCCTACGGCCTGCTCCGCGCCGCGATCGCCTCCCCGGACCCGGTCGTCTTCATGGAGCCGAAGAAGCTGTACTGGTCGACCGGCGAGGTCGACACGTCCGCGCCGCTGCCGGAGCTCGGCCGCGCGCGGGTCGCCCGGGAGGGCACCGACGCGACCCTCATCGCCTACGGGCCGACGGTCCCGGTCGCGCTCGCCGCAGCGGAGGCCGCGGCCGAGGAGGGCCGCAGCCTGGCCGTGGTCGACGTGCGGACCCTGACCCCCTTCGACGACGAGACGGTGTGCGCCGCGGTCCGCGCGACCGGCCGCGCGGTCGTGGTCGCGGAGGCGCCCGGCTTCGCCAGCGTCGCCTCCGAGATCGCCGCCCGGGTCTCCGAGCGCTGCTTCCACTACCTGGAGGCGCCGGTGCGCCGGGTGACCGGCTTCGACACCCCGTTCGCGCCGCCGAAGCTGGAGCGCTTCTACCTGCCGGGCGTCGACCGGGTGCTCGACGCGGTCGACAGCCTGCAGTGGGAGGACGCATGA
- a CDS encoding Lrp/AsnC family transcriptional regulator has product MDDIDTRIVDALRADGRASITAVAEAAHVSRANAYARVSRLVEEGVITGFTAKVDPRRSGRASSAYVTMRVEQAAWHDLRERLRAIPEVEHFALVGGDFDVILLVRARDNEDLRRVVLEELTTMPSVRDTKTSLVFEDHDLR; this is encoded by the coding sequence ATGGACGACATCGACACCCGCATCGTGGACGCACTGCGCGCCGACGGCCGCGCCTCCATCACGGCCGTCGCCGAGGCGGCGCACGTCTCCCGCGCCAACGCCTACGCCCGCGTCTCCCGCCTGGTCGAGGAGGGCGTGATCACCGGCTTCACGGCCAAGGTCGACCCGCGCCGCTCCGGACGCGCGTCGTCGGCGTACGTGACGATGCGCGTCGAGCAGGCGGCGTGGCACGACCTCCGCGAGCGGCTGCGCGCCATCCCGGAGGTCGAGCACTTCGCGCTGGTCGGCGGCGACTTCGACGTGATCCTGCTGGTGCGCGCCCGCGACAACGAGGACCTGCGGCGCGTGGTGCTGGAGGAGCTGACGACCATGCCGTCGGTCCGTGACACGAAGACCTCCCTCGTCTTCGAGGACCACGACCTGCGGTAG
- a CDS encoding nitroreductase family protein, which translates to MADLVARVAARRSYSRVTPAAPTHEQLLPLVAAAGRVADHSALHPWRVIELRGDARVRLGQAFVKDAKATGEEAEKLAAKPLRSSLLLAIVAVRTKSEKVPGWEQDAVASGVAHLLSLLLHDAGWGVMWRTGHHTRSKAVHTMHGLAKNERLLGWLYVGGVPEDGKEGHRTSIDPERFLSTLD; encoded by the coding sequence ATGGCCGACCTCGTCGCGCGGGTGGCCGCCCGGCGGTCGTACTCGCGCGTGACGCCTGCGGCGCCGACCCACGAGCAGTTGCTGCCGCTCGTGGCCGCCGCCGGACGGGTCGCCGACCACTCGGCGCTGCATCCGTGGCGCGTCATCGAGCTCCGCGGCGACGCCCGGGTGCGGCTCGGGCAGGCGTTCGTGAAGGACGCGAAGGCGACCGGCGAGGAGGCCGAGAAGCTGGCGGCCAAGCCGCTGCGCTCCTCGCTGCTGCTCGCGATCGTCGCGGTGCGCACGAAGAGCGAGAAGGTGCCCGGCTGGGAGCAGGACGCGGTAGCCTCCGGCGTCGCTCACCTCCTCAGCCTGCTGCTGCACGACGCCGGCTGGGGCGTGATGTGGAGGACCGGCCACCACACCCGGTCCAAGGCGGTGCACACGATGCACGGCCTTGCCAAGAACGAGCGGCTGCTCGGCTGGCTCTACGTGGGCGGCGTGCCGGAGGACGGCAAGGAGGGCCACCGCACCTCCATCGACCCGGAGCGCTTCCTCAGCACCCTCGACTGA
- a CDS encoding cold-shock protein, producing the protein MANGTVKWFNAEKGYGFITVEGGGQDVFVHYSAIDMNGYKVLEEGQQVQFEVGSGNKGPQAESVRPL; encoded by the coding sequence ATGGCGAACGGGACCGTGAAGTGGTTCAACGCTGAAAAGGGCTACGGATTCATCACCGTCGAAGGTGGGGGACAGGACGTTTTCGTTCACTACTCCGCAATTGACATGAACGGCTACAAGGTTCTCGAAGAGGGCCAGCAGGTGCAGTTCGAGGTCGGCTCGGGCAACAAGGGCCCGCAGGCCGAGTCGGTGCGTCCGCTGTAG
- a CDS encoding dihydrolipoamide acetyltransferase family protein codes for MKVFELPDLGEGLADAELVRWLVAVGDTVTVDQPIAEVETAKSVVEVPSPYAGVVAVCHGAEGETIMVGSPLLEVREEAEAPEPVAAGSGAVLVGYGTTDHATARRRGRAAQRGTGVTAGAPSRIVPVVSPVVRALAHTHGIDLASLTPSGAGGVVTRRDVEAALAAAKATAPAAPASRPTPAAAETDHGADPRTGLDIASVTPFSRLRRTVAETMTRSRSEIPEATVWVDVDATELWEARQTLARSGKPPSMLAFVSRFALSALARHPELGGRVTAAGDGLELFFGVNLGFAADTPRGLLVPVIRRADRASIRELDAELGRLAAAARDGALPPADLTGSTFTVNNYGSLGVDGSAAIINHPEVAILGIGRVIERPWVVDGAVVARRIVQLSLVFDHRVTDGGVAARFLREIADAIESPLSFLADEAPGTVRG; via the coding sequence ATGAAGGTCTTCGAGCTGCCCGACCTGGGCGAGGGACTCGCCGACGCCGAACTGGTCCGCTGGCTGGTGGCGGTCGGCGACACGGTGACGGTGGACCAGCCGATCGCCGAGGTGGAGACCGCCAAGTCGGTCGTGGAGGTGCCGTCCCCGTACGCCGGAGTCGTCGCCGTCTGCCACGGCGCGGAGGGCGAGACCATCATGGTCGGCTCGCCGCTGCTGGAAGTGCGGGAGGAAGCGGAGGCCCCCGAGCCCGTCGCCGCCGGCTCCGGCGCGGTCCTCGTCGGCTACGGCACCACCGATCACGCCACCGCCCGCCGCCGCGGCCGGGCCGCCCAGCGCGGCACGGGCGTGACCGCAGGCGCGCCCAGCCGCATCGTCCCCGTCGTGTCGCCCGTCGTCCGTGCGCTGGCGCACACCCACGGCATCGACCTCGCCTCGCTCACCCCGAGCGGCGCGGGCGGCGTCGTCACCCGTCGCGACGTGGAGGCCGCGCTCGCCGCGGCCAAAGCGACCGCGCCGGCCGCCCCCGCCAGCCGTCCGACGCCCGCTGCGGCTGAGACCGACCACGGCGCCGACCCCCGCACCGGCCTCGACATCGCCTCCGTCACCCCGTTCTCCCGGCTCCGCCGCACCGTCGCCGAGACGATGACGCGCAGCCGCTCGGAGATTCCGGAGGCCACCGTCTGGGTCGACGTGGACGCCACCGAGCTGTGGGAGGCCAGGCAGACGCTCGCCAGGTCGGGCAAGCCGCCGTCGATGCTCGCGTTCGTCTCGCGCTTCGCACTCAGCGCGCTCGCGCGGCATCCCGAGCTCGGCGGCCGGGTCACCGCCGCCGGCGACGGCCTGGAGCTGTTCTTCGGGGTGAACCTCGGCTTCGCCGCCGACACCCCGCGCGGACTCCTCGTCCCGGTGATCCGCCGCGCAGACCGGGCCAGCATCCGCGAACTCGACGCCGAGCTCGGCCGCCTGGCCGCCGCCGCGCGCGACGGCGCGCTCCCGCCCGCGGACCTCACCGGCTCCACGTTCACGGTGAACAACTACGGCAGCCTCGGCGTGGACGGCAGTGCCGCGATCATCAACCATCCGGAGGTCGCCATCCTCGGCATCGGCCGCGTCATCGAGCGCCCCTGGGTGGTCGACGGCGCCGTCGTCGCGCGCCGGATCGTGCAGCTGAGCCTGGTGTTCGACCACCGCGTGACCGACGGCGGAGTGGCGGCGCGGTTCCTACGTGAGATCGCCGACGCGATCGAGTCGCCGCTGTCCTTCCTCGCCGACGAGGCGCCGGGTACGGTGAGGGGATGA
- a CDS encoding thiamine pyrophosphate-dependent dehydrogenase E1 component subunit alpha, producing MHADDLMPGDTPLRLIDEQGSGHPHEHYTFPPTDLLRDGYGRLVLGRRLNDQADALVRQGKLAVYPSSHGQEACEVAAAMVLGEQDWLFPTYRDSVAVVSRGVDPFEAFLLLRGDWHSGYDPNEYRVAPQATPLATQLLHAVGFAHAARMRGEDTVVVAMCGDGATSEGDFHEALNFAAVFHLPVVFLVQNNGYAISVPLSRQTAAPSLARKGVGYGMRGRLVDGNDLAALLAVLGEAVTEAREGGGPTLVEALTYRMKSHTNADDATRYRTSAEVEPWIARDPLLRLRTWLTAEGALTDDDDAEFRAEAERVAVDLRTRIMADAEPQPLDLFEYVYAAPTSQLREQSELLAAEIAAESRAAQSRTSTEGVAR from the coding sequence ATGCACGCCGACGATCTGATGCCGGGCGACACCCCGCTGCGGCTCATCGACGAGCAGGGCTCGGGCCACCCGCACGAGCACTACACGTTCCCGCCCACCGACCTCCTGCGCGACGGCTACGGCCGCCTCGTGCTCGGCCGGCGGCTCAACGACCAGGCCGACGCGCTGGTGCGGCAGGGCAAGCTGGCCGTCTACCCGTCGTCGCACGGCCAGGAGGCCTGCGAGGTCGCCGCCGCGATGGTCCTCGGCGAGCAGGACTGGCTGTTCCCCACCTACCGCGACTCGGTCGCCGTGGTCTCCCGCGGTGTGGACCCGTTCGAGGCGTTCCTGCTGCTGCGCGGCGACTGGCACTCCGGTTACGACCCGAACGAATACCGGGTGGCCCCGCAGGCGACCCCGCTCGCCACCCAGCTGTTGCACGCGGTCGGCTTCGCCCACGCCGCCCGGATGCGCGGCGAGGACACCGTGGTCGTGGCCATGTGCGGCGACGGCGCGACGAGCGAGGGCGACTTCCACGAGGCGCTCAACTTCGCGGCCGTGTTCCACCTCCCCGTCGTGTTCCTCGTCCAGAACAACGGTTACGCGATCTCCGTGCCGCTTAGCAGGCAGACCGCGGCCCCGAGCCTGGCGCGCAAGGGCGTCGGCTACGGGATGCGCGGCCGCCTGGTCGACGGCAACGACCTCGCAGCGCTGCTCGCGGTGCTGGGGGAGGCCGTCACCGAGGCCCGCGAAGGCGGCGGCCCCACGCTCGTCGAAGCCCTCACCTACCGGATGAAGTCGCACACCAACGCCGACGACGCCACCCGCTACCGCACCTCCGCCGAGGTGGAGCCGTGGATCGCACGCGACCCGCTGCTGCGCCTGCGCACCTGGCTGACCGCCGAGGGCGCGCTCACCGACGACGACGACGCCGAGTTCCGCGCCGAGGCCGAGCGTGTGGCCGTCGACCTCCGCACCCGGATCATGGCCGACGCCGAGCCGCAGCCGCTCGACCTGTTCGAGTACGTCTACGCGGCGCCGACCTCGCAGCTGCGCGAGCAGTCCGAGCTGCTGGCGGCCGAGATCGCCGCCGAGTCCCGTGCCGCACAGTCCCGCACCAGCACAGAGGGGGTCGCCCGATGA
- the msrB gene encoding peptide-methionine (R)-S-oxide reductase MsrB has protein sequence MSASHDEAAQGTYGVEKTDEEWRRELSPEQYSVLREAGTERPWTGELLDEGRAGLYTCAACGAELFKSGTKFDSGCGWPSFYESIRPEAVQLLEDDSLGMVRTEVRCANCGSHLGHVFPDGFGTPTGDRYCMNSISLNFAPEA, from the coding sequence ATGAGCGCATCGCACGACGAGGCCGCGCAGGGCACGTACGGGGTCGAGAAGACCGACGAGGAGTGGCGCCGCGAGCTCAGCCCGGAGCAGTACTCGGTGCTGCGCGAGGCGGGCACCGAGCGGCCGTGGACCGGGGAGCTCCTCGACGAGGGCCGCGCCGGCCTCTACACCTGTGCCGCCTGCGGGGCGGAGCTGTTCAAGTCGGGCACGAAGTTCGACAGCGGCTGCGGCTGGCCGAGCTTCTACGAGTCGATCCGGCCGGAGGCCGTGCAGCTCCTCGAGGACGACAGCCTGGGCATGGTGCGCACCGAGGTGCGCTGCGCCAATTGCGGATCGCACCTCGGCCACGTGTTCCCCGACGGCTTCGGCACCCCGACCGGCGACCGCTACTGCATGAACTCGATCTCGCTGAACTTCGCGCCGGAGGCCTGA
- a CDS encoding LytR C-terminal domain-containing protein — translation MAEKYPRDRFDDIPDGLQRVGAHRAPRPKGRGWIAVGWAAFAVVVLVAAGIFGLSLVSGSISFHGSPNSPSASGTHTPTPTPTPTIVPTVDPSLTVNVLNGTTTSGLGGKVGDTLTKAGWKIGAVANADKQDLTQTIVYYSDAKNQAAALGVAQSLPGATIALTQDFAASGADLTVVVGSDYTG, via the coding sequence ATGGCAGAGAAGTACCCGAGAGACCGGTTCGACGACATCCCCGACGGTCTGCAGCGCGTCGGTGCGCACCGGGCTCCCCGGCCGAAGGGCCGCGGCTGGATCGCCGTCGGCTGGGCCGCGTTCGCCGTCGTCGTCCTCGTCGCCGCGGGGATCTTCGGGCTCTCGCTGGTGAGCGGCTCCATCTCCTTCCACGGGTCGCCGAACTCGCCCAGCGCCAGCGGCACCCACACCCCGACTCCCACGCCGACCCCGACCATCGTCCCGACGGTCGACCCGTCGCTGACGGTGAACGTGCTGAACGGCACCACGACCTCGGGCCTCGGCGGCAAGGTCGGCGACACCCTGACGAAGGCCGGCTGGAAGATCGGCGCGGTGGCGAACGCCGACAAGCAGGACCTGACGCAGACGATCGTCTACTACTCCGACGCCAAGAACCAGGCCGCCGCCCTCGGGGTGGCGCAGTCGCTCCCGGGGGCCACCATCGCGCTCACGCAGGACTTCGCCGCGAGCGGGGCCGACCTGACCGTCGTCGTCGGCAGCGACTACACGGGCTGA
- a CDS encoding DUF3263 domain-containing protein: protein MHVAEAADHRIPAPDASGLTDREAAILAFERQWWRHAGAKEQAIREEFGLSAARYYQLLGALIDRPEALKHDPMLVKRLLRLRETRLAARRSRTLPSGD from the coding sequence GTGCACGTGGCGGAGGCTGCGGACCACCGGATCCCTGCGCCGGACGCGAGCGGTCTGACCGACCGTGAGGCCGCAATCCTCGCGTTCGAGCGTCAATGGTGGCGGCATGCCGGCGCCAAGGAGCAGGCCATCCGCGAGGAGTTCGGCCTCTCCGCCGCCCGGTACTATCAACTCCTCGGAGCGCTGATCGACCGGCCGGAGGCGCTCAAGCACGACCCCATGCTCGTCAAGCGCCTGCTCCGGCTGCGCGAGACCCGGCTGGCAGCACGGCGATCCCGGACACTCCCGTCCGGCGACTGA
- a CDS encoding DMT family transporter, translating into MTSRSFPLWLALVCAIVCGAGVALQSRINGELGQRLDDGVTAAVISFGSGLVILVVAMAVAPAGRRGFGRVVAALRARELPWWYVAGGAAGAFLVLSQGVAAAVLGVALFTVAVVAGQTVSGLVLDRIGLGPGGRRPITPARLAGALIALGAVTWAVSAQLGGPVPIWLMLLPLIAGLGLGWQQAVNGQVRVVAESALTATFVNFVVGTTVLLVIMAVDWSLRGLPKPLPSEPWLYLGGAIGCVFIAAAALLVRITGVLLLGLATVAGQLVTALLLDVFAPSSPAPVAFSTVAGTLLALVAVAVASVRWGRRREAVE; encoded by the coding sequence GTGACCTCCCGCTCCTTCCCCCTCTGGCTCGCGCTCGTCTGCGCCATCGTCTGCGGAGCGGGGGTCGCCCTCCAGTCCCGCATCAACGGCGAGCTGGGCCAGCGGCTGGACGACGGGGTCACCGCCGCCGTCATCTCGTTCGGCTCCGGACTCGTGATCCTGGTGGTCGCGATGGCCGTCGCCCCCGCCGGCCGGCGCGGGTTCGGCCGGGTCGTCGCTGCGCTGCGCGCGCGTGAGCTGCCCTGGTGGTACGTCGCCGGCGGCGCCGCGGGCGCCTTCCTGGTGCTCTCACAGGGCGTCGCCGCCGCGGTGCTCGGCGTCGCGCTGTTCACGGTCGCGGTGGTCGCCGGGCAGACCGTCAGCGGCCTGGTGCTCGACCGGATCGGCCTCGGTCCAGGGGGCCGCCGCCCGATCACGCCCGCCCGCCTCGCCGGCGCCCTGATCGCCCTCGGCGCCGTGACCTGGGCCGTGTCCGCCCAGCTCGGCGGCCCGGTGCCGATCTGGCTGATGCTGCTGCCGCTGATCGCGGGACTGGGGCTCGGCTGGCAGCAGGCCGTGAACGGCCAGGTGCGGGTGGTCGCCGAGAGCGCTCTGACCGCGACCTTCGTCAACTTCGTCGTCGGGACGACCGTGCTCCTGGTGATCATGGCCGTCGACTGGAGCCTGCGCGGCCTCCCGAAGCCGCTGCCGAGCGAGCCGTGGCTGTACCTCGGCGGCGCGATCGGCTGCGTGTTCATCGCGGCCGCCGCGCTGCTCGTCCGGATCACCGGCGTGCTGCTGCTGGGCCTCGCGACCGTGGCGGGCCAGCTGGTGACCGCGCTCCTCCTGGATGTGTTCGCACCGAGCTCGCCCGCGCCTGTCGCGTTCTCGACCGTCGCCGGGACGCTGCTCGCGCTCGTCGCGGTCGCCGTGGCGAGCGTGCGCTGGGGCCGCAGGCGAGAGGCCGTCGAGTAG